One window from the genome of Alkalihalobacillus sp. LMS6 encodes:
- a CDS encoding acryloyl-CoA reductase, translated as MTFNAFVLRKEDMLEGHVEQWDLEELIEGDVLIDVAYSSVNYKDAMVVKQGNLAEHSPLIPGIDLAGTVVESKDSRFTEGQEVIATSYKIGTGHHGGYAEYARIPGNWIVPLPEGLTLREAMVLGTAGLTAALSINKLEQNGLHPDHGKVVVPGATGGVGSLSVEMLAKLGYHVVAGTNKLEAHDWLKQLGASEIVSREDLEEEEKAPIRQGEWAAAIDAVGGKTTSYLLTTLKRGGSIASSGLTGGIEVETTVMPFIGRGINWLGIDSVTCSMEERTHAWERLASDLKPSFSDEAVHEVTLDELDEVLTQVVEGNVTGRTIVRL; from the coding sequence ATGACATTTAATGCATTCGTACTACGCAAAGAAGATATGCTCGAAGGCCATGTTGAACAGTGGGATTTAGAGGAACTAATTGAAGGTGACGTCCTGATTGACGTTGCGTATTCAAGCGTGAACTACAAAGATGCAATGGTTGTGAAACAAGGCAATCTTGCGGAACACTCTCCACTCATTCCTGGAATTGATTTAGCAGGTACGGTTGTTGAGTCAAAAGATAGCCGCTTTACAGAGGGACAAGAAGTCATCGCAACAAGTTATAAAATCGGAACCGGTCACCATGGTGGATATGCGGAATATGCCCGTATCCCTGGCAACTGGATTGTTCCGCTTCCAGAAGGGCTGACACTTCGAGAAGCGATGGTGTTAGGAACGGCTGGCTTAACTGCAGCACTTTCTATTAATAAGCTTGAACAAAATGGCTTACACCCTGATCACGGAAAAGTTGTCGTACCAGGCGCAACCGGTGGTGTTGGCAGTCTGTCTGTTGAAATGTTAGCCAAGCTTGGCTATCACGTTGTTGCTGGCACAAATAAATTGGAAGCACACGACTGGTTAAAACAACTTGGTGCATCAGAAATTGTTAGCAGAGAAGACTTAGAAGAAGAGGAAAAAGCCCCTATCCGACAAGGAGAATGGGCTGCAGCAATTGATGCTGTTGGTGGGAAAACAACGTCTTACCTTCTCACAACACTCAAACGAGGTGGATCGATTGCCTCAAGCGGACTTACAGGCGGAATTGAAGTGGAAACGACGGTCATGCCATTTATCGGTCGCGGTATTAATTGGCTCGGCATCGACTCAGTCACTTGCTCCATGGAAGAACGGACTCACGCTTGGGAACGATTAGCAAGTGATTTAAAACCTTCTTTCTCTGACGAAGCTGTTCATGAAGTGACGCTTGATGAGCTAGACGAGGTACTTACCCAAGTCGTCGAAGGCAATGTTACTGGCCGAACAATTGTAAGACTATAA
- a CDS encoding bifunctional 2-polyprenyl-6-hydroxyphenol methylase/3-demethylubiquinol 3-O-methyltransferase UbiG, producing MRQNKYDDPNFYKAYSQMPRSLNGLEGAGEWHIVKELVPKLKDKQVLDLGCGFGWHSRYFNEQGATHVTGVDLSENMIQKARQMTSAEGIDFVQGAIEDVSFKPSSFDFIFSSLALHYVNLNDYKGFVEKVKKLLVAKGELLFSVEHPIFTARAEQDWIYRANGEISHWPLDHYQDECLRSTTFLTENVVKYHRTLSTYLNELLFAGFAIERVEEPKPDPKLLEQHPAYKDELRRPMFLIIKARNLGSSLL from the coding sequence ATGAGACAAAATAAATACGATGACCCTAACTTTTACAAAGCGTATAGTCAGATGCCTCGTTCTTTAAATGGACTAGAAGGCGCAGGGGAATGGCATATAGTAAAGGAACTAGTACCAAAACTTAAAGACAAACAAGTATTAGATTTAGGATGTGGGTTTGGTTGGCACTCACGTTATTTTAATGAACAAGGAGCAACCCACGTTACCGGCGTAGATCTCTCCGAAAACATGATTCAAAAAGCAAGACAGATGACATCTGCAGAAGGAATTGATTTTGTACAAGGTGCAATTGAAGATGTCTCTTTCAAGCCAAGCTCGTTTGATTTTATCTTTAGTTCTTTAGCGCTTCACTATGTGAACTTGAACGATTACAAAGGCTTTGTGGAAAAGGTTAAAAAATTACTGGTCGCAAAGGGAGAGTTACTTTTTTCTGTTGAGCACCCGATCTTTACTGCAAGAGCAGAACAAGACTGGATCTATCGTGCGAACGGCGAAATAAGCCACTGGCCACTCGATCATTATCAAGATGAGTGCCTGCGCTCAACGACGTTTTTAACTGAAAATGTCGTAAAATATCATCGTACGCTTTCCACTTATTTAAATGAATTATTGTTTGCTGGCTTTGCGATTGAAAGAGTGGAAGAACCAAAGCCTGATCCGAAACTGCTTGAACAACATCCCGCTTACAAAGATGAGCTTCGTAGGCCAATGTTTCTCATTATAAAAGCCCGTAATCTCGGATCCTCCTTACTCTAA
- a CDS encoding multidrug efflux SMR transporter — MGWFFVFLAACFEIAGVVGLKSFSQSKSFKNALLFFGGFGLAFVFLYLSFLYLQVSVAYAVWIGIGTAAAVLINMIFFGESKSPTRIISLIIIIVGVTGLKAVS, encoded by the coding sequence ATGGGTTGGTTTTTCGTATTTCTTGCTGCATGTTTTGAAATTGCTGGTGTTGTTGGGCTTAAATCTTTTAGTCAAAGTAAATCTTTTAAAAACGCGCTACTCTTCTTTGGCGGTTTTGGTCTTGCATTCGTGTTCTTATATTTATCTTTTCTTTACTTGCAAGTAAGTGTTGCTTACGCTGTTTGGATTGGTATTGGTACCGCCGCGGCTGTGCTAATTAATATGATCTTTTTTGGAGAATCAAAAAGTCCCACTCGCATCATTAGTTTAATTATTATAATTGTAGGTGTCACAGGCCTTAAAGCTGTCTCATAA
- a CDS encoding multidrug efflux SMR transporter, whose amino-acid sequence MNKGWIFVILTSLFELFWVFGFNVASTWWHWLLIVLIIIVDFYFLAKACETLPTGTVYAIFAAAGTVGTALMDIYIFEGSFSLVKGFFMSMLVFGVILLKLSDNGATQEEVAS is encoded by the coding sequence ATGAATAAAGGCTGGATTTTTGTCATCCTGACAAGTTTATTCGAATTGTTTTGGGTTTTTGGTTTTAATGTTGCTTCTACTTGGTGGCATTGGTTACTAATCGTCCTCATTATTATCGTTGATTTTTACTTTTTGGCTAAAGCCTGTGAAACGCTGCCAACAGGAACCGTTTACGCCATTTTCGCAGCTGCTGGAACCGTAGGAACAGCTTTGATGGACATTTATATTTTTGAAGGATCGTTTAGTTTAGTGAAAGGGTTCTTTATGAGCATGCTTGTTTTTGGCGTGATCTTATTAAAGCTGTCTGATAACGGAGCTACACAAGAGGAGGTTGCTTCATAA
- a CDS encoding TetR family transcriptional regulator, translating to MEKRERIITAAIEAFGEKGVEKTTISDIVKRANIAQGTYYLYFPSKLSVMPDIAAVFVDYLMTELTNNVTSSSFKQQLIEIVDTVFRTTDEHKKLAVLIYSGLTQSEHLQQWETIYAPLYDWLSGRLETAKQAGTIRQTVQADYTARIIVGSIESTAEQLYLYNQEEDAKANEHKQELIQFLSYALGASD from the coding sequence TTGGAAAAACGCGAGAGAATTATTACAGCAGCTATCGAAGCGTTTGGTGAAAAAGGGGTAGAGAAAACAACGATTTCCGATATTGTCAAACGAGCCAATATTGCTCAAGGAACTTATTATTTGTATTTCCCTTCGAAACTTTCTGTTATGCCCGATATTGCGGCTGTGTTTGTCGATTACCTTATGACCGAGTTAACAAATAACGTGACGTCATCTTCTTTTAAACAACAGTTAATCGAAATCGTCGACACCGTCTTTCGAACAACAGACGAGCACAAGAAACTTGCCGTCTTAATCTACTCTGGTTTGACGCAATCTGAACACCTTCAACAATGGGAAACGATTTATGCCCCGTTATACGATTGGCTTTCGGGACGACTGGAAACAGCAAAACAAGCTGGGACCATTCGACAGACCGTTCAAGCTGATTACACAGCTCGAATCATTGTTGGTTCCATTGAGTCAACAGCAGAACAGCTCTATTTATACAATCAAGAAGAAGATGCAAAAGCAAACGAACACAAGCAAGAGTTGATTCAATTTCTATCTTATGCTCTTGGTGCAAGTGATTAA
- a CDS encoding DedA family protein, which yields MEQLLLDLMNWFKDLSYLGIFMALSIEFIPAEVVLPLAGFWVSEGDMLFWGVVAAGSVGGVVGPLTLYCVGRFGGRPLLLKYGKYLFMSADHLEKADRFFESHGAFVAFTARFLPGVRTLISVPCGMAKMNPWIFSLYTFLAMAPITFFYVYFGVQLGENWAEVKGVVSQYLLPFGIGLIIIFSIYLLMKHKKTNQHTG from the coding sequence ATGGAGCAGCTATTGCTAGATTTGATGAATTGGTTTAAAGACTTATCTTATTTGGGCATATTTATGGCACTTTCTATCGAATTTATTCCGGCAGAGGTAGTGTTGCCACTTGCTGGTTTTTGGGTTTCGGAAGGGGACATGTTGTTTTGGGGAGTAGTTGCAGCAGGTTCTGTAGGTGGTGTTGTCGGGCCACTAACGCTATATTGTGTAGGGAGGTTCGGTGGGAGACCATTACTTTTAAAATATGGAAAATATCTTTTCATGAGCGCCGATCATTTAGAGAAAGCAGACCGTTTTTTTGAATCACATGGTGCTTTCGTTGCGTTTACCGCACGCTTCTTGCCGGGGGTACGGACATTAATCTCGGTGCCGTGTGGAATGGCGAAGATGAACCCATGGATTTTCTCGCTTTATACGTTTCTCGCAATGGCTCCTATTACGTTTTTCTATGTCTATTTCGGTGTTCAGCTCGGTGAAAATTGGGCAGAAGTAAAAGGAGTGGTAAGTCAGTATTTGCTTCCGTTTGGCATCGGTTTAATAATCATTTTTAGTATCTATTTACTTATGAAACATAAGAAGACAAACCAGCACACGGGCTAA
- a CDS encoding NUDIX hydrolase produces the protein MKRVDVVYSLLLDETKKQVLMVYNVSGRWSLPGGAVEQGEDLKEAAVREAKEETGLSVTVGDLVAVNEAFFTEKGHHVVFFTFAAQIVKGTPAIQDEEEISKVEWFDFATANERMPYYKDGIDKLLQSAAPYTLQKEHEAVKKR, from the coding sequence GTGAAACGAGTTGATGTAGTCTATTCGTTGCTTCTAGATGAAACAAAGAAACAAGTACTCATGGTCTATAATGTTAGTGGAAGATGGTCTCTACCAGGCGGTGCGGTTGAACAAGGAGAAGATTTAAAAGAAGCAGCTGTCCGAGAAGCAAAAGAAGAAACGGGCTTATCGGTTACAGTCGGTGACCTCGTCGCAGTGAACGAAGCCTTTTTCACTGAAAAAGGCCACCACGTTGTATTCTTCACGTTTGCTGCACAAATTGTAAAGGGTACCCCCGCTATTCAAGATGAAGAGGAAATCTCGAAAGTTGAGTGGTTTGATTTTGCTACAGCAAACGAACGCATGCCGTATTATAAAGACGGAATCGACAAGTTGCTTCAATCTGCTGCTCCCTATACGTTGCAAAAAGAACACGAAGCAGTAAAAAAGCGCTAA
- a CDS encoding STAS domain-containing protein — MSLYNYIKAKTWNLTEQWYANLDKSKEGVYSSNDPVKIDRLKKQNHDFHELFCELFRDDYSTQQNEAFEKWILSIAKDQAHLATPIPEIIEEFLNVQEQYLTLIRGYIAENRDTVTFEQYDGWHNILLKGFREIVIAFSRSNMEQADEQLRAQQEMITELSSPIIKLRRHIALLPLVGEIDTHRAQVIFTQTLEECVSNDIHSLLIDLSGVPVVDTMVANQLFSLIDGLKLVGTKASLSGVRPEIAQTSVTLGIDFTTTKIYSTIERALDELLERTHSY, encoded by the coding sequence ATGTCACTATATAATTACATAAAAGCCAAGACATGGAATTTAACTGAACAGTGGTATGCTAATTTGGACAAATCAAAAGAAGGTGTATATAGCTCTAACGATCCAGTTAAAATTGACCGTTTAAAGAAACAAAATCATGATTTTCATGAATTATTTTGCGAGCTTTTCCGAGATGATTACAGTACGCAACAAAATGAAGCATTCGAAAAGTGGATTCTTTCTATCGCGAAAGATCAGGCTCATTTAGCGACACCGATTCCTGAGATTATTGAAGAATTTTTAAATGTACAAGAACAATACTTAACGCTTATAAGAGGCTATATCGCTGAAAATCGCGACACCGTCACGTTCGAACAATATGATGGCTGGCACAATATTCTTTTAAAAGGATTTAGAGAAATAGTGATTGCGTTTAGTAGAAGTAACATGGAGCAAGCGGATGAACAGTTACGAGCACAACAAGAAATGATTACAGAGCTAAGCTCACCGATCATTAAACTCCGCCGCCACATTGCCCTATTGCCTTTAGTAGGCGAAATAGATACGCACCGTGCTCAAGTCATTTTCACTCAAACATTAGAAGAATGCGTCTCTAACGATATTCACTCTTTATTAATTGATCTTTCGGGCGTACCTGTTGTGGATACAATGGTTGCCAATCAACTCTTTTCTCTAATTGATGGATTAAAATTAGTAGGAACCAAGGCTTCATTATCAGGGGTTCGACCTGAAATCGCGCAAACATCCGTTACACTAGGAATTGATTTCACTACTACGAAAATCTATTCAACCATTGAACGCGCACTAGACGAACTATTGGAGCGCACGCATTCCTATTAA
- a CDS encoding metal-sensitive transcriptional regulator: MEYTDQMKNRLKRIEGQIRGVLKMMEEGEDCRDVVSQLSASRTAIDRTMGVIVSENLVECVQKAIEEGEDTKEYVDQAVNLLVKSR; the protein is encoded by the coding sequence TTGGAATATACAGATCAGATGAAAAATCGTTTAAAACGCATTGAGGGTCAGATTCGTGGCGTGTTAAAAATGATGGAAGAGGGCGAAGATTGTCGTGATGTTGTGTCTCAACTTTCTGCTTCTCGAACAGCGATTGACCGCACAATGGGTGTGATTGTTAGTGAAAACCTCGTTGAATGTGTTCAAAAAGCGATTGAAGAGGGCGAAGACACGAAAGAATACGTGGATCAAGCTGTCAATTTACTCGTGAAAAGCCGCTAA
- a CDS encoding DsrE/DsrF/DrsH-like family protein, which produces MSEGKTTNIILFSGDYDKAMAAYIIANGAAAYDHEVTIFHTFWGLNALRKDEPIKANKSFMEKMFGKMMPRGSEKMGLSKMQFAGIGPKLIKNVMKKHNAMPLADLIDLAEEQDINLVACTMTMDLLGLKKEELRESSQYAGVAAYLADAEDGNVNLFI; this is translated from the coding sequence ATGAGTGAAGGAAAAACAACCAATATTATTTTATTTAGTGGTGATTATGATAAAGCGATGGCGGCGTACATCATTGCCAATGGAGCGGCGGCTTACGACCACGAAGTAACAATTTTCCATACATTTTGGGGATTAAATGCGCTACGTAAAGATGAGCCGATTAAAGCGAATAAAAGTTTTATGGAGAAAATGTTTGGCAAAATGATGCCACGAGGATCGGAGAAGATGGGGTTATCAAAGATGCAGTTTGCTGGTATTGGTCCGAAGTTGATCAAAAACGTTATGAAAAAGCATAATGCGATGCCCTTGGCTGATTTAATTGATCTAGCAGAAGAGCAAGACATCAACTTAGTTGCATGTACGATGACAATGGATTTACTAGGATTAAAAAAAGAAGAATTACGAGAAAGTAGTCAATATGCTGGGGTTGCTGCTTATTTAGCAGACGCTGAAGATGGAAACGTTAATCTATTCATCTAA
- a CDS encoding sulfurtransferase TusA family protein — translation MEEMKYDLLVDAKGLACPMPIVRTKKAMKDIKPGSVVQIQATDKGSTADLKAWAQKAGHSYIGTVEDGDILKHYLRVAGDHEEEGLSFPHVVNNEGLQTAIQNNEPMTILDVREKNEYEEFHIPGAQSMPLGELEKRIQEVDKEKTIYVVCRTGNRSELAAHTLLKNGYKHVVNVIPGMSQWKTEGGN, via the coding sequence ATGGAAGAAATGAAATATGACTTACTCGTCGATGCAAAAGGGTTGGCCTGCCCAATGCCCATTGTACGGACAAAAAAAGCGATGAAAGACATCAAGCCAGGAAGTGTAGTTCAAATCCAAGCAACTGATAAAGGCTCGACAGCTGATTTAAAAGCATGGGCACAAAAAGCTGGGCATAGCTATATTGGCACCGTTGAAGATGGAGACATCCTTAAACATTATTTGCGTGTAGCTGGAGATCATGAAGAGGAAGGACTTTCTTTTCCTCATGTTGTGAACAATGAAGGCTTACAAACAGCCATTCAGAATAACGAACCTATGACCATTCTTGATGTTCGTGAAAAGAATGAATATGAGGAGTTTCATATTCCAGGCGCGCAATCAATGCCATTAGGAGAATTAGAAAAGAGAATACAAGAGGTCGACAAAGAAAAAACCATCTATGTCGTTTGTCGTACCGGCAATCGAAGCGAATTAGCGGCACACACGTTATTGAAGAATGGCTATAAGCATGTAGTCAATGTGATTCCTGGTATGAGCCAATGGAAAACCGAGGGAGGAAATTAA
- a CDS encoding MBL fold metallo-hydrolase — protein sequence MSLTAMTTKELANKVIQQEPLFILDVRNEDAFEDWKVEGIQFDYLNVPYFDLLDGVEGILPKLPSDQPILVVCAKENSSIMVGEMLVDEGLSVSYLSGGMKAWSEHLEPIKIADLISGGELYQFVRLGKGCLSYMLISGSEAVVIDSARMTDAYLTLASEKRASIAHVLDTHLHADHISGGRTIAEQTNAKYWLPPKDAEGVTFHYEPIEDGSHIQVGSTRIDIQALYTPGHTIGSTSFMIDDAYLLTGDILFIDSIGRPDLAGKADDWVADLRNSLYSKYKDLSSELIVLPAHFMNVDELNKDGSVGEKLGVLFEKNHGLNVKDKTTFRSMVTDNLPPQPNAYQEIRETNLGLKEPNEEEQREMEVGPNRCAVR from the coding sequence GTGAGTTTAACAGCGATGACGACAAAAGAATTAGCAAATAAAGTCATTCAGCAAGAACCATTGTTTATTCTAGACGTTCGAAATGAAGATGCATTTGAGGATTGGAAAGTGGAAGGTATACAATTTGACTATTTGAATGTTCCTTATTTTGATCTATTAGATGGGGTAGAAGGAATTTTACCGAAACTCCCGTCTGATCAACCGATACTAGTCGTATGTGCGAAAGAAAATTCATCGATTATGGTTGGAGAAATGTTAGTGGATGAAGGGTTGTCTGTTTCTTATTTATCAGGTGGCATGAAGGCTTGGAGTGAGCATTTAGAGCCAATCAAAATCGCTGACCTCATCAGTGGGGGCGAGTTATACCAATTTGTTAGGCTTGGAAAAGGCTGTCTTTCTTATATGCTGATTTCGGGTAGTGAAGCTGTTGTTATCGATTCAGCGCGGATGACAGATGCTTACTTAACTCTTGCTAGCGAAAAAAGAGCATCCATTGCCCATGTTTTAGACACGCACCTACATGCGGATCATATTTCTGGAGGGCGGACGATTGCGGAACAAACGAATGCAAAGTACTGGCTTCCGCCAAAAGATGCAGAAGGGGTAACGTTTCATTACGAGCCAATTGAAGATGGTTCTCACATTCAAGTCGGGTCAACAAGAATTGACATCCAGGCATTGTATACGCCAGGTCATACGATCGGTTCAACGTCCTTTATGATTGACGATGCATATTTACTAACAGGGGATATTTTGTTTATTGATTCCATTGGGAGACCAGATTTAGCAGGGAAAGCAGATGATTGGGTAGCAGATTTGAGAAACTCTCTCTATTCCAAATACAAAGACTTATCGTCAGAGCTAATTGTACTACCTGCTCATTTTATGAATGTGGATGAATTAAACAAAGATGGCAGTGTCGGAGAAAAGTTGGGCGTCTTATTTGAGAAAAACCATGGTTTAAATGTGAAGGATAAAACGACATTTCGCTCCATGGTGACGGACAACCTGCCGCCACAACCGAATGCTTATCAAGAAATCCGCGAAACCAATTTAGGTTTAAAAGAACCAAATGAAGAAGAACAACGGGAAATGGAAGTTGGACCAAACCGTTGTGCCGTTCGATAA
- a CDS encoding sulfurtransferase TusA family protein, giving the protein MNVNKVLDAKGLACPMPIVKTKKEMKTLNVGDILEVQATDQGALKDFEAWARSTGHELLKSKEEDGVLTFHIKKGE; this is encoded by the coding sequence ATGAATGTAAACAAGGTATTAGACGCTAAAGGATTGGCATGCCCAATGCCAATTGTTAAAACGAAAAAAGAAATGAAGACACTAAACGTAGGGGATATTTTAGAGGTGCAAGCAACCGACCAAGGAGCATTAAAGGATTTCGAAGCATGGGCAAGGTCAACAGGTCACGAATTGCTTAAGTCAAAAGAAGAAGATGGAGTTCTCACCTTTCATATAAAAAAGGGCGAGTAA
- a CDS encoding sulfite exporter TauE/SafE family protein yields MDILFIITIFIIGFFGSFVSGMVGVGGSIIKYPMLLFIPPMFGFAAFTAHEVSGISAIQVFFATIAGVWAYRGTGYLHRTLIVYMGSSILVGSFIGAFASNFFTESSVNIVYAVLATVAVVLMFLPKKQISEQPANQISFNRGLAASLSFIVGIASGIVGAAGSFLLVPIMLTVLKLPTRVTIATSLAVTFISSIGSTVGKVATDQILYGPALVMIIASLIASPIGAKFGQNMNTKVLQWLLALLILGSAIQIWWTLF; encoded by the coding sequence ATGGACATTTTGTTCATCATCACGATTTTCATCATTGGCTTTTTTGGTTCATTTGTTTCGGGAATGGTTGGGGTTGGTGGCTCAATTATAAAATACCCAATGCTCCTCTTTATACCACCAATGTTTGGCTTCGCGGCTTTTACGGCACATGAAGTATCAGGCATTAGTGCCATACAAGTCTTCTTCGCTACCATAGCAGGTGTGTGGGCTTATCGAGGTACAGGGTATTTACATCGCACACTGATTGTCTATATGGGGAGCAGCATTCTAGTCGGAAGTTTTATTGGAGCGTTTGCATCAAACTTCTTCACAGAAAGCTCGGTGAACATTGTTTATGCTGTTCTTGCGACGGTTGCGGTCGTTTTGATGTTTCTGCCTAAGAAACAAATTTCTGAACAACCCGCCAATCAAATTTCCTTCAATCGAGGGCTTGCGGCTAGTTTATCGTTTATTGTAGGAATTGCTTCTGGAATTGTTGGAGCAGCGGGATCATTTTTACTCGTACCGATTATGTTAACCGTTTTAAAGTTACCTACACGAGTAACGATTGCGACCTCTCTTGCGGTCACATTCATCTCCTCAATCGGCTCAACAGTTGGAAAAGTGGCGACCGACCAAATATTATATGGTCCTGCGCTTGTTATGATTATTGCGAGTTTAATTGCTTCACCTATTGGTGCGAAATTTGGTCAAAACATGAATACGAAAGTCCTGCAATGGTTGCTAGCGCTGCTTATTCTAGGGTCTGCGATTCAAATATGGTGGACACTCTTTTAA
- a CDS encoding methionine ABC transporter ATP-binding protein: MIEFKGVSKTFSSNGQDIHALREIDLQVEKGDIYGVIGFSGAGKSTLIRTVNLIERPTAGEVIVNKENLMQLNSRQLQRAKRNIGMIFQHFNLLQSKTVFENVATPLRLVKTKKSAVNKRVNDLLSYVGLEAFASRYPDQLSGGQKQRVGIARALASNPEILLCDEATSALDPETTSSILQLLKQINKEYNITILMITHELGVVREICNKVAVMESGDIVETGKVGTILSKPVHETTKKFVRSIIPDDLPQKVKQHLANKGSDERVYQLDITDDTDQSTLLNDLVHQGLRVSLLHASMHEIRETTFGSIYLSLKGEAAAQQSAERYFKSVSIKVKEVTNYAGLVA, encoded by the coding sequence GTGATTGAATTCAAAGGTGTCTCAAAAACATTTTCATCTAATGGGCAAGACATCCATGCATTGCGCGAAATTGATTTACAAGTTGAAAAAGGCGATATATATGGAGTCATCGGTTTTAGCGGAGCGGGTAAAAGCACACTTATTCGGACTGTTAACTTAATCGAACGCCCCACAGCAGGTGAAGTGATTGTGAATAAAGAGAATTTGATGCAGCTAAATTCTCGTCAACTTCAAAGAGCAAAGCGAAATATCGGGATGATTTTTCAACACTTTAATCTACTACAGTCAAAAACGGTATTTGAAAATGTTGCGACGCCATTGCGATTAGTAAAGACAAAGAAATCGGCTGTGAATAAGCGTGTAAATGACCTATTAAGCTATGTGGGCTTAGAGGCATTTGCTTCACGTTATCCAGATCAACTTTCGGGTGGACAGAAGCAGCGGGTAGGGATTGCTCGGGCCCTTGCATCGAACCCTGAAATTCTCTTATGTGATGAAGCAACATCGGCGCTTGATCCGGAAACAACGAGCTCGATTTTGCAGCTTTTAAAGCAAATTAATAAAGAATACAACATTACTATTTTGATGATTACGCATGAACTCGGTGTTGTTCGTGAGATCTGTAACAAAGTCGCAGTGATGGAGAGTGGAGACATTGTTGAGACTGGGAAGGTTGGAACAATTCTTTCAAAGCCGGTACATGAGACAACGAAGAAATTTGTTCGATCAATTATACCTGATGACCTTCCACAAAAAGTGAAGCAACATCTCGCAAATAAAGGGAGCGATGAGCGGGTTTATCAACTCGATATAACGGACGATACAGATCAATCCACACTGTTAAACGATTTAGTTCACCAAGGTTTGCGTGTGTCACTACTTCATGCTTCGATGCACGAAATTCGCGAAACGACGTTTGGATCGATTTATCTAAGTTTAAAAGGAGAAGCTGCTGCTCAGCAATCGGCTGAACGTTATTTCAAATCGGTTTCAATCAAAGTAAAGGAGGTTACGAACTATGCTGGACTGGTTGCCTGA
- a CDS encoding methionine ABC transporter permease: protein MLDWLPEPIRPQISSDILVDAMFETIYMVAWSLLFSAILGVVLGIVLVVTRPGHIMENRVVYNAINPVINVLRSIPFIILLVAIIPLTRLLVGTSLGTTAAIVPLVFYAGPYIARLIENSLLEIEPGIIEAADSMGASKWQIVFKFLVPEAMSSLILSMTTATIGLVGATAMAGAIGAGGIGDVAIAYGYNRFDDGTMFVTVMILILMVQVIQTVGNIASKKVRRR, encoded by the coding sequence ATGCTGGACTGGTTGCCTGAACCGATACGCCCGCAAATTTCAAGTGATATTTTAGTCGACGCAATGTTTGAAACCATTTATATGGTCGCATGGTCATTATTATTTTCAGCGATTCTTGGAGTCGTACTTGGCATTGTTCTTGTCGTGACGAGGCCAGGTCATATTATGGAAAACCGTGTTGTCTACAATGCGATTAATCCGGTTATTAACGTCTTGCGGTCGATTCCATTTATTATTTTGCTTGTTGCTATTATTCCGTTAACGCGTTTGCTTGTTGGCACTTCTTTAGGAACAACAGCTGCGATTGTGCCGCTTGTGTTTTATGCAGGTCCTTATATCGCGCGGTTAATCGAAAACTCTTTGTTAGAAATTGAGCCAGGCATTATAGAAGCGGCTGATTCAATGGGGGCTTCGAAATGGCAAATCGTTTTTAAATTTCTCGTCCCTGAAGCAATGAGTTCGCTTATTCTCAGCATGACAACTGCTACGATCGGACTTGTAGGTGCAACCGCTATGGCTGGTGCAATTGGGGCAGGCGGAATTGGCGATGTTGCGATTGCCTATGGGTATAACCGTTTTGATGATGGGACAATGTTTGTAACTGTAATGATTTTAATTTTGATGGTTCAAGTGATTCAAACAGTTGGAAACATCGCTTCTAAAAAAGTAAGAAGACGATAG